In the Neomonachus schauinslandi chromosome 13, ASM220157v2, whole genome shotgun sequence genome, one interval contains:
- the C9orf72 gene encoding guanine nucleotide exchange C9orf72 homolog, with amino-acid sequence MSNLCPPPSPAVAKTEIALSGESPLLAATFAYWDNILGPRVRHIWAPKTEQLLLSDGEITFLANHTLNGEILRNAESGAIDVKFFVLSEKGVIIVSLIFDGNWNGDRSTYGLSIILPQTELSFYLPLHRVCVDRLTHIIRKGRIWMHKERQENVQKIILEGTERMEDQGQSIIPMLTGEVIPVMELLSSMKSHSVPEEIDIADTVLNDDDIGDSCHEGFLLNAISSHLQTCGCSVVVGSSAEKVNKIVRTLCLFLTPAERKCSRLCDAESSFKYESGLFVQGLLKDSTGSFVLPFRQVMYAPYPTTHIDVDVNTVKQMPPCHEHIYNQRRYMRSELTAFWRATSEEDMAQDTIICTDESFTPDLNIFQDVLHRDTLVKAFLDQVFHLKPGLSLRSTFLAQFLLVLHRKALTLIKYIEDDTQKGKKPFKSLRNLKIDLDLTAEGDLNIIMALAEKIKPGLHSFIFGRPFYTSVQERDVLMTF; translated from the exons ATGTCGAATCTCTGTCCACCGCCATCTCCGGCTGTTGCCAAGACAGAGATTGCTCTAAGTGGTGAATCGCCTTTATTAGCAGCTACCTTTGCTTACTGGGACAATATTCTTGGTCCTAGAGTCAGACACATTTGGGCTCCAAAGACAGAACAGCTACTACTCAGTGATGGAGAAATAACTTTTCTTGCCAACCACACCTTAAATGGAGAAATTCTCCGAAATGCAGAGAGTGGGGCTATAGATGTGAAGTTTTTTGTCTTGTCTGAAAAAGGAGTAATTATTGTTTCATTAATCTTTGATGGAAACTGGAATGGAGATAGGAGCACATATGGCCTATCAATTATACTTCCACAGACAGAACTTAGCTTCTACCTCCCACTTCACAGAGTGTGTGTTGATAGATTAACACACATTATCAGGAAAGGAAGGATATGGATGCACAAG gaaaggcaagaaaatgtGCAGAAAATAATCTTAGAAGGCACAGAAAGAATGGAAGATCAG GGTCAGAGTATTATTCCAATGCTTACTGGCGAAGTAATTCCTGTAATGGAACTGCTTTCATCTATGAAATCACACAGCGTTCCTGAAGAAATAGAT ATAGCTGACACAGTTCTCAATGATGATGATATTGGTGACAGTTGTCATGAAGGCTTTCTTCTCAA TGCCATCAGCTCACACTTGCAAACCTGTGGCTGTTCTGTCGTAGTAGGTAGCAGTGCCGAAAAAGTAAATaag ataGTGAGAACGTTATGCCTTTTTCTGACTCCAGCAGAGAGAAAATGTTCCAGATTATGTGATGCAGAATCATCATTTAAATACGAGTCAGGGCTCTTTGTACAAGGCCTGCTAAAG GATTCAACGGGAAGCTTTGTGCTCCCCTTCCGGCAAGTCATGTATGCTCCCTACCCCACCACACACATAGATGTGGATGTCAATACTGTCAAGCAGATGCCACCGTGtcatgaacatatttataatcaGCGCAGGTACATGAGATCCGAGCTGACAGCATTCTGGAGAGCCACTTCAGAAGAAGACATGGCTCAGGACACTATCATCTGTACAGACGAAAGCTTCACTCCAGATTT GAATATTTTTCAAGATGTCTTACACAGAGACACTCTAGTAAAAGCCTTCCTGGATCAG GTCTTTCATTTGAAACCTGGTTTATCTCTCAGGAGTACTTTCCTTGCACAGTTTCTACTCGTCCTTCACAGAAAAGCCTTGACgctaataaaatatatagaagatgATAC GCAGAAGGGGAAAAAGCCCTTTAAATCTCTACGGAACCTGAAGATAGACCTTGATTTAACAGCAGAGGGCGACCTTAACATAATAATGGCTCTAGCCGAGAAAATTAAACCAGGCCTACACTCGTTTATCTTTGGAAGACCTTTCTATACTAGTGTACAAGAACGAGATGTTCTAATGACTTTTTGA